The genomic window GCGCAAGCTCTACAAGCTCGAGGACTTCATCACGGTGCGGCACATGGACCTTATGGCGAAGGTCATGCTCGCCACGGGCCTGATCGTGCTCTACGGATACCTGAGCGAACTGTTTTACGGGCTCGTTTACAGCGGCAACGAATATGAGGCGTTCATGATGCGCAACCGGATCACCGGGCCCTACGGCTGGTCCTACTTCGCGTTGCTGCTGTGCAACGGCGTGGCGCTTCAATTCCTCTGGTTCAAGCGCGTAAGGACTAGTGCCATACCCCTGTTCCTCCTATCCATCATCGTGAATATCGGCATGTGGCTCGAACGGTTCGTCATTGTCGTCACCAGCCTGACACGCGACTATCTGCCGTCGTCCTGGGGCCACTACGCGCCTACCCTGTTCGACTGGGCGGCATATCTGGGCTCTATCGGCCTGTTCTTCTTCATGGTGTGCCTGTTCGTCCGGTTCCTGCCCATGATCAACATCTTTGAGATGCGGCATTTGAACCGCCACTTGCGGAACGAGACCCACCCCTGAAGGGGGGACCCAGCATGAGCGAAATACACAGCGAGGACAGACCCGGAATCTTCGGCATAATCGCCGAGTTCCGCGATCCCGAGCCATTGCTCGAAGCGGCGCGGAAAGCCTACCGGGCGGGCTACCGGCATATGGACGCCTACTCGCCGTACCCGGTGGAGGGACTGGCCGATGCCATCGGCTTCCGCAAGAACGGCGTGGCGCCGCTCGTGTTCGTGGGCGGCGTGCTGGGCGCGCTTGCGGGTTTCGGCATGCAGTACTTTGCGTCGGTCATCCATTACCCTTATGACATCGGCGGCAAGCCGTTCTTCAGTTGGCCTTCATTCATTCCGGTCACGTTCGAGTTGATGGTGCTGCTTGCGGCCTTCGCGTGCTTCGGTGGCATGCTCGCGCTGAACGGGCTGCCGCGCCCGCACCATCCCGTATTTAACGCCGGGCGATTCGAACGGGCCTCGAATGACCGCTTCTTCCTGTGTATTGAGTCGGCCGACCCGAATTTCAATGCGGAACACACCCGCGCGTTCCTCGAAGCACTGGGGCCGGTCGAGGTCTCCGAGGTCAAGGAATAAAGGCAGATGCGCAGCGTCCTGGAACAACGTCTTGAACGTCCTGAAAAGCCCCGCGCGATCGCCGCACCGCTCCGCCCGCTCCGTTGTCTCGCCGCGGCAGCGATATGCGCGGCATCGGCCGGATGCCACCAGGATATGTGGAACCAGCCGAAGTACCGCGGCCTCCGTCACAGTGAATTCTTCGCCGACGGCGCAGCGGCGCGCCCGGCCATTCCCGGCACGATCCCTTATGAAAAGACCCGGCGGGAGTGGGCGTCGCGGGTTTTCGCGGAAATCACCGGGACGGAGCAGGCCCCGCCCGTGACGGACGACTTCTTCCACACGGGCAAGGTGAATGGAGCGCTTTCGTCATGGAACTATTTTCCCGTCTCGCGGGCGTTGTTGGAACGAGGGCAGGAACGCTTCGAGGCGAATTGCATGCCCTGCCACGGCCTGCTCGGGAACGGCGACGGCATCGTTGTCCGGCGCGGTTTTCCGGCGCCGCCCTCGTATCACATCCCGCGGCTGCTGGAAGTGGAAGACGGCCACATTTTCGACGTGGCCACGAGGGGCTTCGGACGCATGTACAGCCAGGTTTCGCGCGTCGCGCCGGAGGACCGTTGGGCCATTGCAGCCTACATCCGTGCACTGCAATTGAGCCAGAACGTCAACCTCGAAACGCTGCCGCCCGCGGAGAGACAGCGCGTCGAGGAGGCCCTGCGCGCCACACAGGCGTCAAAGGAAACGAAAGAAACCGGCCATGTTGACTGATACGCTGAAGGAAGAAATCCAGGCGTGGCGCCGCAAAGCGCTGCTGATTGGCATCGCGGGTCTGGTCATCAGCCTCCTGGCGCTTGCCATTTCGCCGTCCCGGTTTTACCAGTCCTGGCTGGTCGCTTACGTGCTCGTCTTCGGTCTCGCCGCGGGTGGCCTGTCCGGCGTGCTGCTGCGCCACTTGGCGGGCGGCGCGTGGAGCGTGGCAATCCAGCGTTTCTGCGAAGCCGCATCACGCACGCTATGGGTATTCGCGCCGCTGTTTCTGTTTCTCTTTCTCACCGGCGGCACATACCTCTACCCCTGGACCGATCCCGTCTACGCGGCCTCGCATCCCGTCGTCGCGAACAAGACGGCATACCTCAATACGGGGTTTTTTCTGCTGCGGTTCGCGGCGTGCTTCGCGCTCTGGGGCCTGCTGGCGTTCCTTTTCAACCGTTGGTCCGCTAGACTGGACGCGACGGGCGATCCGCGCTACGCCGTGTGGATGCGCCGGCTGAGTGCGCCGGGCATGGCCGCCATGTTCCTCTCGATGACCATCGCGGCGACGGACTGGGGCATGTCCACGGAGCCGGAATGGTACTCGACCATTTATGGTCCTCTGTGGATCGTAAGCCAGGGCTTGAGCATTCTTGCGTTGTCGATTATCGCCATTACACGCATGGACGGCGAGCCTCCGCTGGCCCAGGCGATGAACCACCGCCAGTACGTCAATCTCGGCAATCTGCTCCTCGCATTCACGGTGCTCTGGACCTATGTCGCGTTCAGCCAGTTCTTGATTACCTGGTCCGGCAACCTGCCCGAGGAAATCGGCTGGTATCTGAACCGGCGCGGCGGCGGATTGACGGGAATCAGCGTCTTGCTTGCCTTGTTTCATTTCCTCGTTCCGATGATCGTGCTGTTGTTCCGGCAAACGAAGGAAGGCGTGCTCGGCTTGCGGCAGGTCGCGTACCTGCTGCTCGCGATGCGCGTGTTGGACCTCTATTGGAACCTCGTGCCCTCCTTTCCGGGGCAGGCGAACCGGGTCGATGTATGGATGGTGGTGTCCGTGCTGGCCGCGGTGGCCGCGCTCGGCGGGTTCTGGCTGCGCTTGTTCCTTGGCCAGTTGATGAAACGGCCGCTGTTGCCCGTGAACGATCCGCGCGCGGAAATGTTGCTCCGGCGGGAGAACCGGGAGGCGCACGGCCATGCCTGAGGAACTGAAACAACCGAACGACGGCTACGAGAAGCGCGACATGAACGCCGGCATCATAATCTTGTTCGCGGCAGTCGTGTTGCTGTTGACGGCGGGGGCCCTGGCGGTAACGGCCTTCATCGTACGCGGCTTCGACCGGAGCCGGGCCACCGAAACCGCCGCGCAGCCCGCGCTGCAATTGCCTGCGGCGACCGTGGTCCGCGGTCCCGAACTCGAAAAGGACCCAGAGGCGGAGCGCGACGCCGTGCTCGTGCCGGCGCGCGAGCGCCTGAACAGTTACGGTCCCGTGTCCGATGCGCCTGCGCGCGTGCACGTGCCCATCAAAGAAGCTATCCGGCTCATCGCGACGGGCGCGGTTCCTTACAAGCGCCCGGGCGCGGAGGCGGTCGAGGTGCCAAAGCTCGGCGAACTTCCAGTGAAACCGGCGGCGGCAGCCGCAAAGGACTCGCCATGAACTACCACCATCAAAACCGTGTCCGTTACGCGGTTTTGCTGACCACGGCAGCCGCGTGCTGCTGCGCGGCGGGCATCGCCGCGGCGCAGAGCGCGGGCCGCGGGCAAATGCCCGGCGTGCAGGTGGACCCTTTCTCGTTCAAGGGGCCCGATCCTGCGGAAACATACCAAGACATCTACATCGAGCAGAACCTGGACGCACAGACGCCGCTCGACCTCGCATTCAACGACGAGCAGGGCCGCCGGGTGCGCCTGGGCGACCTGATCAAGGACAGGCCGGTCGTGCTGTCGCTGGTTTACTTCGAATGCCCGATGCTTTGCACGCGTGTGCTGGATGGCATGGTCCAGGCGTTCGACGCGGGCGGCCTCGGCTTGAAGCTGGGGCGGGACTATTCGGCCATCACGGTCAGCATCGATCCGCGCGAAACGCCGGAACTCGCCGCGAAGAAGAAGGCGAACTATCTGGCGCAATACGGCGGGGACGGCGGCGAGACTGGCTGGCATTTCCTGACGGGCGGCGAACCTGAAATCGAGGAGCTCGCCGAGACCGTCGGTTTCCGTTACTACTATGACGAGTCAACGAAGCAATACGCCCACGCGGCGGGAATCATGATCCTCACGCCGGGCGGCAAGGTGTCGAGCTACATGTTCGGACTCGAATACCTGCCGCGCAACTTGCGCCTTGCCCTCGTGGCCGCCGGCGAGGGCCGGATCGGCTCGCTCGCCGACAAGCTGACGCTCCTGTGCTACGCCTACGACCCCTCGAAGGGCGCCTACGGCTTTTACATCATGTACGCGCTGCGGCTCATGGGCGCGGCAGTGGTGGCGGCGCTCGGCCTCTTCTGGTTGTTGCACTACCGGGGCGCACGCCGCGAGGCGACGCGCCGTGCCGCGTCCGGGCCAGACCCGGCCCTCGGCGGACAACGGATTCCGCCGCCGGTCCAAGGCGGTTGAGGAACGGCTATGCTTGATTTTCGAGTGCTGCCCGAGAAAGCGTCCACCTTTGCGGAAAGCGTGGACCCGCTCTATTGGTTTCTAATCTGCTTCGTGGGCGGGTTTTTCTTCATTGTTTGCGGGGTGGTGCTGTACTGGGGCACGAAATACCGCAAACAGGAAGGCGAGGACCGCCCTTCCTACCATCCGCACGCGGTCAAGCTCGAAATCGCCTGGACTGTCGCGCTGATCGTCATCGCGCTCGCTATTTTCGTCTGGGGTTCCGTGCTGTTCTTTCAGGCCTACGACGTGCCGAAGAACGCGCTCGAGATCAGCGTCATGGGCAAGCGCTGGATGTGGAAGATCCGCCACCCGAACGGGCGGCGCGAGACCAATGAACTGCACGTGCCCGTGGGCACGCCCGTGAAGCTCACGATGACCTCACAGGACGTCATTCACAGCTTCTTCGTCCCCGCGTTTCGCCTGAAACAGGACGTGCTCCCCGCGAAATACACGACCATGTGGTTTGAGGCGACGAAGACCGGCGAATACCCGCTGTTCTGCGCCGAGTATTGCGGCACGGAGCACTCAACCATGGGCGGACGCGTAGTGGTCATGGAGCCGGAGGCGTACGCGGCGTGGCTGCAGGGCGAAGGCGGCGGCGCGGAGACCGCGGATGACGTGCTTGCCGCGGGAAAGCGGCTCTTTGACCGGCTGGGTTGCGCGGCGTGCCACGCGGCGGGCGCCGAAAACCGCGGGCCGGACCTGGGGGGCATTCACGGCACGACGGTGCAGTTGAACACCGGCGAATCGGTGCTCGCAGACGACGAATACCTGCGCGAGTCCATCCTGAACCCCTCGTACAAGGTGGTACACGGGTACTCGCCGCTCATGCCGAGCTACACAAATCAGCTTGAAGACGAGGAACTCATGAACCTGATTGCCTACGTAAAATCCTTGCCGAAACAACAACTGGCAAGCGCTGAGGTGCGGTAACCATGGCTACGCTTGTAACTCATCCGGGAGCGATGCCCGTCGCGGCCGCGCCCGCCGTGCATTACTTGAACTGGCGCAAGACGGCGGCGTCGTGGCTGCTGACGCTCGACCACAAGCGCATCGCGATCCTGTACCTGATCTCGGTCAGCATCTTCTTCTTCGTCGGCGGCCTGCTCGCGGCCGCGTTCCGGCTCGAATTGCTCACGCCGGAAGGCGACCTCATGCAGGCGGATACGTACAACCGCTTCTTCACGCTGCACGGCGTGGTCATGATTTTCTTCTTTCTGATCCCGTCGATACCCGCGGTGCTCGGAAACTTCCTCGTTCCGCTCATGGTCGGCGCGAAGGACGTCGCGTTCCCGCGGCTCAACCTCGCGAGCTGGTATGTTTACATGATTGGAGGCACGCTTGGCGTGCTCGTGATTGTCACGGGCGGGCTGGATACCGGCTGGACCTTCTATTCGCCTCTAAGCACCACGTATGCGAACACAAACGTGTTTCTGGCGGCGATGGCCGCGTTCGTCACGGGTTTCTCGTCGATTCTGACCGGCCTGAATTTCCTCGTCACGATCCACAAAATGCGCGCGCCGGGCCTGACCTGGTTCCGGCTTCCGTTGTTCATCTGGGCGCACTACGCGACCAGCATCATCCAGGTGCTCGCCACGCCCGTCGTCGCCATTGCCGTGTTCCTGATCGCGGTGGAGCGCATCTGGGGCGTGGGCGTGTTCGACCCCGCGCTGGGCGGCGACCCGATCCTGTTCCAGCACCTGTTCTGGTTCTACTCACACCCGGCCGTGTACATCATGATTCTGCCCGCGATGGGCGTGATCAGCGAGGTGGTCGCGTGCAACGCGCGCAACCGCATTTTCGGCTACCCGTTCATCGCGTTTTCGAGCGTCGCCATCGCGGTGGTCGGCTTTCTGGTCTGGGGGCATCACATGTTCGTGAGCGGCCAGTCCCTGTATTCGAGCCTGGTATTCTCGGTGCTCACGATGCTCGTCGCGGTGCCCTCGGCCATCAAGATGTTCAACTGGATGGGCACGTTGTATCGCGGGAACATCGTGTGGACCGCGCCCATGCTCTACGCGATGGGGTTCCTCGGACTCTTCGCCATCGGCGGCGGCACGGGCCTCTTCCTGGGCGTCACGGGGACGGACATCCACCTGCACGACACGTATTTCGTCGTGGCGCACTTCCACTACGTCATGGTGGGCGGGGCCGTGACCGCCTACCTGGCCGGGCTGCACTTCTGGTGGCCCAAGATGACGGGCCGCCTGTATAACCAGATGCTGGGCAAGCTGTCGGCCGTAATCGTGTTCGTGGGTTTCAACGCCACGTTTTTCCCCCAGTTTCTGCTGGGCATGCAGGGGATGCCGCGCCGCTATCATTCATACCGCGAGGAGTGGCAGTTCCTGAACATTCTGTCCACCTCGGGCGCGATGGTGCTCGGAATCGGGTTCCTGCTGCCCGTGCTCTACTTCACATACTCCGCAGTGTGCGGCAGGGCCGCGGGCGACAACCCGTGGGGCGCGAAAGGGCTCGAATGGGAGAAGGCCACTTCGCCGCCGTCGCCGCACAATTTCGAGGAAGATCCCGTCGTCACGGAAGAGGCGTACGCGTATACCGGAAAGGAACAACTCAGTGTCTAGCTCCCCGCACGCGGAACCCGCATTCGTCGCGCATCACTTCCACAGCGCGGAACAGCAGAAAGAGGCCGCCACGCTCGGCATGTGGCTGTTCCTGGCGCAGGAGGTCATGTTCTTCGGCGGGCTCTTCTGCGTCTACGCGGTATATCGCCTCATGAACCCGGACGCGTGGCTCGCGGGCAGCACATCGCTGAGCGTGCTTGCCGGCGGCGTCAACACGACGGTGCTGCTGTGCAGCAGCTTTTCGATGGCGCTCGGCGTGTATTACGCGCAATTGGGCGACAACCGGAGACTGTTCAACGCGCTGGCCGCGACGCTTGCGCTGGGGCTGCTATTCATCGCGACCAAACTTCAGTTCGAGTACCTGCCCAAGTATCAGGAAGGCGTCTTTCCCGGCGCGAACTGGGGTCCGCACGGCGGCCATTACGGTCACCTGGCCGAAGTATCGAACCAGAGCGGCCTCGAGATGTTCTTCGTGCTCTATTACATCATGACGGGCATGCACGCGCTGCACATGGCCATCGGCTTCGGCATCATGGTTGTTCTGATGGTGCTTGCGCGGAAGAACGCGTTCGGGCCGCGGCGCTTCACCGCAATCGAGAATTTCGGCCTGTACTGGCACTTTGTCGATATCGTCTGGGTGTTTCTCTTTCCCATGTTCTATCTCGTGCGATAGGAGAGCGCGCCGTGTCCGACCATCACATCGTCCCCCCCGCCACCTACCTCAAGGTGCTGATTGCGCTGGCCGTGCTGATGGTGCTGACCATCGCCGCGGCGCAGGTCCATTTCGGCGAGCCTTTCAATCTAATCATCGCGCTGGCCATCGCCGTGACCAAGATGTCGCTCATCGTCCTGTTTTTCATGCACGTCAGGTACAGTTCGCGTTTGACATGGGTCTTCGTGGGCGCGGGATTCTTCTGGTTCGTGATTATGGTTGTTCTGACCTTCGCCGATTACCTGAGCCGCACGTGGCATTCACCCTTCGTGGGCTGAGCTGCGGCGCAGGCGCGGCAACGCGGCCCTGGCCGCTGTCGCCAAGAGCACGGCAACGCAAACGAGCATGTTCCCACGCGGTCCTGCCGGGCCTTGACCAAGCACGCCGCAGGCGCACCCGCAATTCGGGCAGTTCCCCCCATCCGGAACGCCGCCGACAACATCAAGGACTCCGGATATCCCCGTCGCCGGCACCCTGAATCCGTTCGGGTCGGACATGATGAGGCCATCGAGGTCCAGCGGTTGCAGGCCATTCGGCGGTGCGGCGCCCACGTCGAAGACCAGCACGACAACCACGCCGTCCCCGATGATATTCTGATTCAACCCGGCGACAAGGGCGCGATAACGTCCGGCGGCAATCTGGTTGAAGGAGACGCTCTTGCCCGCGGCGGCGGCCGCGGCCCCCGTGCGCATCGCGGAAAGCGCCGCAACGTTCTCGGAAAAGAGCAGGTCGAACTGGATGCCCGAAACCTGCTCGCCCGCTTCCGCGGCGAAAGTCATGGCGACCTCGATACCCGCTTCCTTCGGGCGCACCTGCGCCGTGCCGATGCTCAGTGTCGCGGCGGGGGCGAGTGACCCAAGGAAAACCAACGGCAACACCAGGAACACGGAAGCGTGGCCAGATGTTCGCGGCATCGCGCTTCAACCTTTCCGGAACAGGCGGCGCTGCACCGCTCTGGCCAGGAAGATGCCGCACAATAGGGCGACAAAAATCACCGGGTCGCGCCAGGATGGCTTCGGCGCGCGCGGCGGCTGAGCAGTCGTGCTTCCCGCCGCGGACTCGGGCCGCGGCGCGCCTGCGGCAAAGCCGCGCGCGGCGAGGCGTTCCGGCGAAGCGGCGGATTTCGCCAAGGCCGCGTCTTTCGCGGCGAAAGGACCGGCCCCGGCATCGGGGCCTGCGCCCGGGGACAACCGCGTGCCTCCTTCTTCGGGCACGTCTCCGGCAGCGCCCGGCGCGAGAGGCGTGGCGCCCGATTCGCGCAGAGGCCCGGAGGAGCGCCGGGGCGAAGACGCAACGGACAATGCGGATGCACCCGTCCCCACGTACGGGATAGCCCCTCCTTCTCCGCCTCCATTCCCGTCATGCGCGCGCGCCGCCCCCACCTCCGCCGGATCGGGCGCGGCATAGCGGCGCTCTATCCCGGAGCGCTTCGCTCCTGCGGAAACCGGGGATACGAGCGCCTGCCTGTTCTCGCCGGATTCGGCGGAGGGGCCGTTCGCAGATGCCGCCGGCGCCGTGCTCTTCTCCAGCGGCAGCAGGGTCATTGCGACGGCATTGCCCTCCGGGTCTGAGAGCACCGCACGGGACAGTCCAAGGCCGGCCCCCCCGTCATCCGGCGCGGCGGAAGCAAGGTAGATAGTCGCCACCGCGCCTTCGCCGATGCTGCTCTGGTTGAACCCGGCCACGAGGACCGTCAGTGCGTCTCCGTGCAGCGCGTGCACGACTTCTTTCCCGGCATGCTGCGCCGCCGAGCCCGGGAGCACCTCAAGCACCGTGTACGCGCCGCCGGGCAACTCGAGGTCAAACTGGAGCCCGGCCACGGTCTCGCTCGAGCCCGGCTGGATATTCACCGAGACCGCCAGGGACCCATCCGGCAACAAAGAGACTTCGGGCCTCAAGGTCGCCGCCCATGCCGCCTGCCCTGCCGCACAAAGCAGCGGGAGAATCCCGATGATTCCCCGCCGCAACCACGGCGTTATATGGGCAGAGAAAGCCATCCCGGTCATTCCAGGGTTACGGGTCCCGGCGCAAACCCGTCTTCGGCGCCGGTGTCCACGTGATAGCCGCCAAGGTTGTATAGCTGGATCAGACGCAGCAATTCGGAGATGCCGACCTTCCAGTTCTGGCTCACGCCGTAATCGCTGTCGTGGGGAGAACACTCCCGCTGGCCGGGTCCCCCCGCGAAACCATCCTCCGAATCGCCGTCACAGTGGTATTCGCGCGAGTTGTAGAGTTGAATGACGCGCAGCAGTTCGCTGATGCCGATGCGCCAGTCCGTGTTGACGTCAGCGGAATGCCGGTGCACCGGCCCGGCAAGCGCCACCCCGTTGAAAACCGTCGCCGGCAGGGACTCCGCGTCCGGGCCGGCCAGCACGACGTTCTCCAGGCGGATGAGATAAGAGCCGGCCGGCGCGCCTCCGGCGAAGCTGAGCGTCACGTTCACGACGACGCCGTCCGGGATTGCGTCGCGATTGAGTCCCGCGACAATGCAGCGGACCCGGCCCGGGGCCGGCGTGCTTGCGCTCACATCCTTTCCCGCTGCGATTGCGGCGGGTCCGGCCGTCACGGCGGCTGACACGAACCGGAACGCGGAGAACACGACCTCAAACTGGATGGCCGCCACCGCTTGTCCCGCCACGGAACTGAGATAAACGGGCATCACGACATCAGGCGCGCCTGCGACGGTGTCCAAACGGAGCGTCGCCGCGTGCGCGGTCCCCAGAACCGCGGCGGTCAGGATCAGCGCCGTTGTAACGCCCGATTTCATTCGCGTCCGAAACCTCCCGTCCGGTCCATCGACTCAGGTTGCTTCCGCGTAGTCGGGCACGCCATCGCCGTCGTCATCCACGTCTGTTTCATTCGGCACGCCGTCGCCATCGAGGTCGTCCGCGACCCACGTGTCCGGGTCAAAGAGGTTGGCGATGCCATCGCTGTCGGCATCGCCGCAGAAATCGGGAATTCCGTCGCCGTTCGCATCGGCCAGACACGGCGCGGAAGGGGCGGGCCCGCATATCAGGGACTCGAGGAAATCGGGCACAAAATTGCCGTTCGTGTCTTCGAGTTCGGGGCGGCCCATCTCGTTAAGCCAGGGGGTGACTTGTTGATTCAGCCAGGCCAATACAAGATTCGTGTACGCCGTGATCAAGTCGTCGGATATCGGGATGACGCTGGAATCGATCCAGTCGAACAGGCTGGATTCGAGACACTGCCACGCGGGCTCGAGAAACGCCGGTATTCCGCCCAGTTCGATTCCAGTCAGGTCCGGCGTGACCAACTGCGGCAGCACGTCATCGATGCAACCGCCGAGCATTTCAATCAGCGTGCCGACATCGAGGTCGTCCG from Candidatus Hydrogenedentota bacterium includes these protein-coding regions:
- a CDS encoding DUF3341 domain-containing protein, whose product is MSEIHSEDRPGIFGIIAEFRDPEPLLEAARKAYRAGYRHMDAYSPYPVEGLADAIGFRKNGVAPLVFVGGVLGALAGFGMQYFASVIHYPYDIGGKPFFSWPSFIPVTFELMVLLAAFACFGGMLALNGLPRPHHPVFNAGRFERASNDRFFLCIESADPNFNAEHTRAFLEALGPVEVSEVKE
- a CDS encoding cytochrome c — encoded protein: MRSVLEQRLERPEKPRAIAAPLRPLRCLAAAAICAASAGCHQDMWNQPKYRGLRHSEFFADGAAARPAIPGTIPYEKTRREWASRVFAEITGTEQAPPVTDDFFHTGKVNGALSSWNYFPVSRALLERGQERFEANCMPCHGLLGNGDGIVVRRGFPAPPSYHIPRLLEVEDGHIFDVATRGFGRMYSQVSRVAPEDRWAIAAYIRALQLSQNVNLETLPPAERQRVEEALRATQASKETKETGHVD
- a CDS encoding SCO family protein → MNYHHQNRVRYAVLLTTAAACCCAAGIAAAQSAGRGQMPGVQVDPFSFKGPDPAETYQDIYIEQNLDAQTPLDLAFNDEQGRRVRLGDLIKDRPVVLSLVYFECPMLCTRVLDGMVQAFDAGGLGLKLGRDYSAITVSIDPRETPELAAKKKANYLAQYGGDGGETGWHFLTGGEPEIEELAETVGFRYYYDESTKQYAHAAGIMILTPGGKVSSYMFGLEYLPRNLRLALVAAGEGRIGSLADKLTLLCYAYDPSKGAYGFYIMYALRLMGAAVVAALGLFWLLHYRGARREATRRAASGPDPALGGQRIPPPVQGG
- the coxB gene encoding cytochrome c oxidase subunit II codes for the protein MLDFRVLPEKASTFAESVDPLYWFLICFVGGFFFIVCGVVLYWGTKYRKQEGEDRPSYHPHAVKLEIAWTVALIVIALAIFVWGSVLFFQAYDVPKNALEISVMGKRWMWKIRHPNGRRETNELHVPVGTPVKLTMTSQDVIHSFFVPAFRLKQDVLPAKYTTMWFEATKTGEYPLFCAEYCGTEHSTMGGRVVVMEPEAYAAWLQGEGGGAETADDVLAAGKRLFDRLGCAACHAAGAENRGPDLGGIHGTTVQLNTGESVLADDEYLRESILNPSYKVVHGYSPLMPSYTNQLEDEELMNLIAYVKSLPKQQLASAEVR
- a CDS encoding cbb3-type cytochrome c oxidase subunit I; this translates as MPVAAAPAVHYLNWRKTAASWLLTLDHKRIAILYLISVSIFFFVGGLLAAAFRLELLTPEGDLMQADTYNRFFTLHGVVMIFFFLIPSIPAVLGNFLVPLMVGAKDVAFPRLNLASWYVYMIGGTLGVLVIVTGGLDTGWTFYSPLSTTYANTNVFLAAMAAFVTGFSSILTGLNFLVTIHKMRAPGLTWFRLPLFIWAHYATSIIQVLATPVVAIAVFLIAVERIWGVGVFDPALGGDPILFQHLFWFYSHPAVYIMILPAMGVISEVVACNARNRIFGYPFIAFSSVAIAVVGFLVWGHHMFVSGQSLYSSLVFSVLTMLVAVPSAIKMFNWMGTLYRGNIVWTAPMLYAMGFLGLFAIGGGTGLFLGVTGTDIHLHDTYFVVAHFHYVMVGGAVTAYLAGLHFWWPKMTGRLYNQMLGKLSAVIVFVGFNATFFPQFLLGMQGMPRRYHSYREEWQFLNILSTSGAMVLGIGFLLPVLYFTYSAVCGRAAGDNPWGAKGLEWEKATSPPSPHNFEEDPVVTEEAYAYTGKEQLSV
- a CDS encoding cytochrome c oxidase subunit 3, encoding MSSSPHAEPAFVAHHFHSAEQQKEAATLGMWLFLAQEVMFFGGLFCVYAVYRLMNPDAWLAGSTSLSVLAGGVNTTVLLCSSFSMALGVYYAQLGDNRRLFNALAATLALGLLFIATKLQFEYLPKYQEGVFPGANWGPHGGHYGHLAEVSNQSGLEMFFVLYYIMTGMHALHMAIGFGIMVVLMVLARKNAFGPRRFTAIENFGLYWHFVDIVWVFLFPMFYLVR
- a CDS encoding cytochrome C oxidase subunit IV family protein, whose amino-acid sequence is MGERAVSDHHIVPPATYLKVLIALAVLMVLTIAAAQVHFGEPFNLIIALAIAVTKMSLIVLFFMHVRYSSRLTWVFVGAGFFWFVIMVVLTFADYLSRTWHSPFVG